The Astyanax mexicanus isolate ESR-SI-001 chromosome 21, AstMex3_surface, whole genome shotgun sequence genome contains the following window.
ttgtgtttgttgacTAACAGGTGGAGCCCAATGCGACCATCGGAGAGATCAAGTCGATGTTCCACAGGAGCCGTAAGTCAACCAACACACCATAACGTGCTAATGGGAGCTAATTAGCTAAGTACATCTTAACATTGTAGCACGTTCTCTGCTTTTGCTTGGGTGGCCCAACGGTCTAAGTGTCTTAGACTCATCCCTGTACATCAAAGACAAATAAAGCTGTAAATTATCATTAAAGCAGTGAAATGTATTTTGTGTTTCTGAATAATATAACCTAGTGGTGGAAGCATGTATACAGAAAACAAAACTGGGCCTAAAATTGACCCTTGAGGCACCCCACAGGTACCTGGATAATTAGTGGGCAGGATGGCCCTCCCTCTCCTCCAATCAGGTCACTTTGTAGCTGACACAACAGAGCCGGGAGttggtgttctcctccaagcgtgttcagcTGTCTAGAGATGTTTGTTGCTTCTTTATAAGACCTGGAAGAAGCGCATGCTGGCTACCAGTACTGGTGGTATTATGCATTAGTGGGTGGGCATTGAAAATGATGGAAGAAAACTGTGGATAAATTATGTTGTTTAGGTTTAGCATATGTGATTTAGGGCACTAATTAACTGGCTGTTTctattaattatttgtttgtttgtttgtttgtttgtttgtttgtttcagaccCTCAGTGGTATCCTGCCAGACAGTCCATTCGTCTTGACCCCAGTAAGTTCTCTCCTTACAACTGGACAGATGTTTCTACAAATGAGTTGCAACCCATACAGTTTATGTAGTCTACATAGATCATGCAGTGCATATAGTCCAAACCGTATATACAGTCCACGCAGACCATAGTGTCCATACACACTATACAGACCATAGAGCCCATTTATTTCCTACAGTATATACAGTCTACACAGGTCATATGGGCCATGTAGTCCACACTACATACAGTCTGCATAATCTACACAGATCATAGGATCCATAGTCTACACACACCATAGAGTCCATATAGCCCATACAGTCTACACAGACCATAGAGTCCATATAGCCCATACAGTCTACGCAGAACACAAAGTCAATATAGCCCATACAGCCTACACAGACCATAGAATCCATATAGCCCATACAGTCTTCACAGAGCACAGAGTCCATATAGCCCAAACAGTCTACACAGACCATGAAGTCCATATAGCCCATACAGTCCACACAGACCATAGTCCATATAGCCCATACAGTCTACACAGACCACAGAGTCCACATAGCCCATACAGTCTACACAGACCTTAGTAAATATAGCCCATACAGTCTACACAGACCATGAAGTCCATATAGCCCATACAGTCTACACAGACCAGAGTCCATATAACCCATAGAGTCCATATAGCCCATACAGTCTACACAGACCTTAGAGTCAATATAGCCCATATAGTCTACACAGACTGCAGAGTCCATATAACCCATAGAGCCCATATAGCCCATACAGTCTACACACACCACAGAGTCCATATAACCTATAGAGCCCATATAGCCCATACAGTCTACACAGACCACAGAGTCCATATAATCCATATAGCCCATACAGTCTGTACTGTCTATACAGACCATATATTCCATTTAATTCATAGTCCATATACCCTGTAACCTCTACACAGACCATAGTCCATACAGTCTGTACTTCCTACACAGACCATATAGTCCATACAGTTTATATAGTGTGCACAGTCATGTACTATATATAGTTTAATTCTTTCACACAGCTGTAGTTTTAGTGTGATATTGATTatgatgtgatgatgatgatgattggggtgatggtggtggtgtacTGATACTGATGCTCTGTGATGCTGTGTTGCAGAGGGGAAGTCTCTGAAGGATGAAGATGTTCTACAGCACCTTCCTgtgggtaccacagcaaccttcTACTTCAGAGACCTCGGAGCACAGATCAGCTGGGTcacggtaacacacacacacacacacacacacacacacacacacacattcatgcaaAAGAGTATATGAAGGATGTAATAAAGTGGTTTAGTGCATGTGCAGTGTGAAACTAATCAAAACTAACCGAATTAAATACAATATACagattacagtgtaaaaaataaaccTTGGTTCAGACTGGTCTGGACTATCAtgtgtgaaaacactcttaataaacagttttaatgcACACTGTATATAAACCATAATCAGATGTATGAGTTTGAGGCTCTGTGGGTTTGTCTGCTTTGTAAAAGCTTCAGTCGGACCACCCCATAAATACAAAGCTTGTGGGGGATATATATAACTAGTGGAAAAATGTGATCCCCTGCCAGCAGCCCACACCAGCAGGGTCACCTAAAGAGATGGTGTTAGTGCTGGACTCTGTACTGCTCTGTTTATTGTGTGTGGGGGGTTTTCCAGCATTCATCACCTACATTCTCTTATAATTATAGTTCTGTTCAACACTGAGAGCTGTATTGTTATGCCTTGGCTTTTTCTGAATGTTCTTCTTCCTATAGGATGACTAacttattaaaaacaaattaaagcatGCATAggttttaatctaatttaattttatatgaaATCTATGTAggatttagttttttcttttaatatattgcattaaaatatttcatACCCTCCAAAAAAGTTATTATAGTTAATTTCTAggtaataaatctttttttttctccgatAAGATTTTGTCTTTTAACCACTGtgtaatttacattacattacattacattacatttggcagacgcttttgtccaaagcgacttacaatagtcaagtacaatgtaaaataagtttaaaggtaaaacatctttggatagggataaaaggaggacaaaggggagtaataggatagaggagtgaaagagaggaagaaggaaatggggttcgaagtagttagtgtgttagaggtgttaagagagtaagtgctgtttgaagagctctgtcttcaggagtttattaaagatagtgagagattctcctgatctggtagtagaaggtagtttgttagaggtgttaggagagtaagtgctctttgaagagctctgtcttcaggagtttattaaagatagtgagagattctcctgatctggtagtagaaggtagatAGTTAGAGGTGcttggagagtaagtgctctttgaagagctctgtcttcaggagtttattaaagatagtgagagattctcctgatctggtagtagaaggtagttagttagaggtgttaggagagtaagtgctctttgaagagctcagtcttcaggagtttattaaagatagtgagagattctcctgatctggtagtagaaggtagatagttagaggtgttaggagagtaagtgctctttgaagagctctgtcttcaggagtttattaaagatagcgagagattctcctgatctggtaatagaaggtagttagttagaggtgttaggagagtaagtgctgtttgaagagctctgtcttcaggagtttattaaagatagtgagagattctcctgatctggtaatagaaggtagttagttagaggtgttaggagagtaagtgctctttgaagagctctgtcttcaggagtttattaaagatagtgagagattctcctgatctggttgtagaaggtagttagttagaggtgttaggagagtaagtgctctttgaagagctctgtcttcaggagtttattaaagatagtgagagattctcctgatctggtagtagaaggtagttagttagaggtgttaggagagtaagagctctttgaagagctctgtcttcaggagtttattaaagatagtgagagattctcctgatctggtagtagaaggtagttagttagaggtgttaggagagtaagtgctctttgaagagctctgtcttcaggagtttcttaaagatagtgagagattctcctgatctggtagtggaaggtagtttgttccaccattggggaactctgtatgagaacagtcaggattgctttgtgtgagtgtttggcaaagcaaggcgacgttcactggaggagcgcagcggccgggaggtagcgtaagccttcaggagcgagtgcaggtaggaaggagctgttctttcatcaccttgtaggcgattgtaagagctttgaatttgatgcgagcatcaactggtagccaatggagctcaatgtgcagcggggtgacatgtgcccgttttggctggttgaagaccagacgtgctgctgcattctggatcatctggagtggttttactacacaggccgggaggccagttagcagggcattgcagtagtcgaggcgtgagatgacgaccgctatgtgagattgttttacttatttacttaattataaaaaaaattgagctcatttgagactttgtgattaaGCTTATTTTCTGAAAAagttgctcaccccattggcagattcttttgcttaatttaagcatattTGCAGCATGTATTTAGTTTTTCCTTTAGGAAATGCATTtctataaatttatatattttaccacTTACAAAGTTCAGTTATGATAtgatttatttgacaaaaaacatgattgatgcatattttcagcatttatttgtaaaaccATTGGCACCCCCAatttaaataacaatttattgcAGATTTTATGGTGAAACATTCAACAAAAGTATTGTAGTCAGTCAAGCATTTCAAAACAGAAAGTGTGAATTGCCAAAAATCTACATCtttgaaatattaataattattaattgagtTAATATAAGTTCTTTGCTCTTTATAACCTCTTGAAAACCCAAACTGaagcagggagtagcttctcatttgttaaacaatttTGTGAAAAGAATCATCCTGTGCTCATGAAAAAAGATGCTAAAAGATGCTAATTTAGGAGATAGATCTACTGAAACATCTGTAATCTGCTTAAGAACTGTCCAACGGGTTATAAAAAAGTGGATGAACAAATGGTAGTAAAACAGCACTACAACTCAGGGATATGATGtgtaatagtgaaagtaagagctttccccACAAACACAATGCAGGAACtgaacagctgtgtagctttaagaaaagcaCTTATCAGTGAGGAAAACCAGCAAATTGTACTCTTGATCAATGGAAAAAGCTCATGTGAAGGTGTGATAtatccagatttaccctgtttaCCCAGGCCAGAAATAAAAtggggaataaaaaaaataaataaaaggatgaaataaagtaaataaaaaggtaaaagtaaaacTTAAACTGATCCCAGACTTGAACCCCATTAGATTGAATGTGTGCCGTAATCATAGGAGGTTCAAGCAAATATTGgagtgtgacttttttttggccaggcagtatatACTGAAGTTATAGCAATAAATTCTGAGGCGATATATCGtccacatataaaaaatatatatattgcaaggCCTAACCATAATGCTAGGTCTCCATACATACATGGACTGTCGTGAGTTGAGAAATAAACATTAGGAAGGTTTTgaaactttcatttatttatttttttaaacattggctGTTTAATGATGAGATATGTCTGATAACTAATGTAATATAttgatttttctctctttcaggtGTTTTTAACAGAGTACGCGGGTCCTCTGTTGATCTACCTGATGTTTTATTTCCGGGTGCCGTTCATCTACGCCCCCAAATACGACTTCACCACCAGCAAGCACTGGGTCGTACAGTGAGTTCAGCTCCTCTAACATCTTATACTCCTGTAATCATCATCTAAATAACATTActcacagtattacagtattaaactAGGCCTGTTTCTTTAGTTGGTTATAGTGTTAAAGGTGTGGGGGCTGATgggtaatgtagttttttttctgtgttgtagTTTGGCTTGTATGTGTCACTCCTTCCACTACGTTAAGAGACTTCTAGAGACACTGTTCGTCCATCGCTTCTCTCACGGGACGATGCCGCTCCGCAACATCTTTAAGGTGAGTAGAGAGAACACATGggcatgctttacacatgcatttctgggcaagctgagagatccagaaGCTGTATCTGAAGTAAGAGAATTATGTATACTGAGGCGACAAGAgtattatttcagtattttacaCTAATTCCCAGAGTGGGAATTACAGGGTCATCATTTTCCTCCTGTTACAGTCTTTTTGGATCatgtatatcaggggtgtccaaactttttttgttgggggccagaaggagaaatacgggccacagactctgtaataaaacaaataatgaaatataccactttaaataatacatttcctgattatttcatttacacaccattttacatgacttactatctttatctttgacagtgttgtgtaaactaagatttttgaACACTCTcaccccttttagactctttggcctgttttttgtgctaaaaatgcgcaccctctctgctttcagactctttggcccgtttttatgaggtagaaatgcgcactctctctgcttttagactctttggcctgtttttctgcgctagaaatgcgcactctctccgcttttagactctttggcccgtttttctgcgctagaaatgcgcactctctccgcttttagactctttggcctgtttttctgagctagaaatgcgcactctctctgcttttagactctttggcctgtttttctgagctagaaatgcgcactctctctgcttttagactctttggcccgtttttttgcgctagaaatgcgcaccctctccgcttttagactctttggcccgtttctgacacctagcgttcaaactttgaatctcacattataaaaacctgcttaacagcgggccaactttcattctatttctaaaatacctcgcgggccgctccaaaaaaggaaacgggccgtagtttggacacccctgatgtataTCATTCTAAAGGTGATATTTTAGTGATAAATTGATACATAACGTGTGTCTGTTTCAGAACTGCACGTATTACTGGGGTTTTGCTGCATGGATGGCGTACTACATCAACCACCCACTCTACACACCACCCAGTGAGTACACACCCATCACCCAACACCAAACACCTGTATAATTCTTACTGGATCAACACTCAGATAACCCACAGCTCACTAATACACACTTTTTACAAACACTTAAATAACTAAATCTGTGTGTGGCCTCTTccattatccagtatgaatttctgCGCTGTGTAACTTTTATAGTCTATAGTCTGATTTTAATCTAGTATCCAGAACCTTGTAGGGTCTATTTTTTATCTTACAGTGATGATTATAATAATTTTACTCCAGTATGAATTACTacagtgtgtagtttttacaaccttaaaaaacttaaaattaaaaatcttttaataacagtaataattccAGTATAAATCTGCAGGGAAAATTGTATACAATGTGACATAAATAATGTAGTGATTTTAACCCAGTATGAATTTCTGTAGTGTAAAGCCTTTACGGTCTGACATAAATTAAGTGATTTTAGTT
Protein-coding sequences here:
- the tecrb gene encoding trans-2,3-enoyl-CoA reductase b isoform X2 — its product is MKHYEVEILDAKTKDKLCFLDKVEPNATIGEIKSMFHRSHPQWYPARQSIRLDPKGKSLKDEDVLQHLPVGTTATFYFRDLGAQISWVTVFLTEYAGPLLIYLMFYFRVPFIYAPKYDFTTSKHWVVHLACMCHSFHYVKRLLETLFVHRFSHGTMPLRNIFKNCTYYWGFAAWMAYYINHPLYTPPIYGEQQVKMALIIFLFCQIGNFSIHIALRNLRPPGSKTRKIPYPTKNPFTWIFLLVSCPNYTYELGSWLGFTLMTQCLPVAFFTLVGFIQMTVWAKGKHRSYLKEFRDYPPLRSPILPFIL